One stretch of Armigeres subalbatus isolate Guangzhou_Male chromosome 2, GZ_Asu_2, whole genome shotgun sequence DNA includes these proteins:
- the LOC134215300 gene encoding facilitated trehalose transporter Tret1-2 homolog isoform X1, whose protein sequence is MIIVLHHLNIQAKMVIQKPIQDKSFIESNVESKRFSPLTRQVIAATGPIIASAAAGMTNGFSAILLPQLQKPESTIQITSDQSSWIASMAPLPMAAGCILGGFLMEKFGRKVTHLVLSITFAVGFCVLSVALTYNMILLGRFITGLSCGLVGPPASVYIAETSHPRYRGILLAGVTFAVSFGIFLSHLFGTFFHWKMAALYCSLFMVASYVLVVFCPESPSWLLSKGHGREAEEAFRWLRGHDAEALKEFDDMVMKYSGSCTAGGSKDQNASLKENLMKREFILPLIILLVFFFTMQFSGVNIVAFYSIALMKTTIGSNINEYLAMLIVDLVRVITSLLACALLKIFGRRPLAMLSGAGTTVSLIGLSIFLYFQTSIPVYQNLSWMSLIFLISYIIFIGIGLFPLPWCMSGEVFPIATRGIGTGLTSSFNFVCFFVVIKTGPSLFSAVGTNGTFMIYGIISLIGTLVLYMILPETKNRTLSEIEDAFKSGWRPTEKTSIVQNKA, encoded by the exons attcAGGCCAAAATGGTCATTCAAAAGCCGATTCAGGACAAATCGTTCATCGAGAGCAATGTGGAATCTAAACGATTCTCCCCGTTGACGAGACAG GTTATTGCAGCAACGGGGCCGATCATTGCGAGTGCGGCAGCCGGGATGACCAACGGATTTTCGGCGATTTTGCTGCCACAGTTACAGAAGCCGGAGAGTACCATCCAGATAACGAGTGACCAATCGTCATGGATTGCTTCCATGGCACCACTTCCGATGGCGGCGGGATGCATATTGGGAGGGTTTCTGATGGAGAAATTCGGGCGCAAAGTCACGCATCTTGTTCTCAGTATTACATTTGCCGTAGGATTCTGCGTGTTATCAGTGGCACTGACTTACAATATGATATTACTGGGAAGATTTATTACCGGGCTCAGTTGTGGACTCGTTGGGCCACCAGCCTCTGTGTACATTGCTGAGACGAGCCATCCAAGATATCGCGGGATACTGCTGGCGGGTGTAACGTTTGCGGTATCGTTTGGTATATTTCTATCGCACTTGTTTGGAACATTTTTCCACTGGAAGATGGCAGCGTTGTATTGTTCTTTATTCATGGTTGCTAGTTATGTGTTGGTAGTCTTTTGCCCCGAAAGTCCATCCTGGTTGCTCTCCAAGGGACATGGCCGCGAAGCTGAAGAGGCCTTCCGATGGCTGAGAGGACATGATGCGGAAGCATTGAAGGAATTTGATGATATGGTGATGAAATATAGCGGATCGTGTACTGCAGGAGGTTCTAAGGATCAAAATGCTAGTTTGAAGGAGAATTTGATGAAAAGAGAATTTATTCTACCCCTCATAATACTGCTGGTCTTCTTTTTTACAATGCAGTTTTCTGGCGTCAACATTGTTGCATTTTATTCGATTGCTCTCATGAAGACCACCATCGGTAGTAATATAAATGAGTATTTGGCTATGCTTATCGTCGACTTAGTTAGGGTGATAACTTCTTTGCTCGCATgtgcacttttgaaaatttttggtCGGAGACCGTTGGCCATGCTCAGTGGCGCCGGAACTACTGTAAGTTTGATTGGTTTGTCCATTTTCTTGTACTTCCAAACCAGTATTCCTGTATACCAGAATCTCTCATGGATGTCGTTAATATTCCTAATCAGTTACATAATATTCATCGGTATTGGACTATTCCCGCTACCATGGTGTATGAGTGGTGAGGTTTTCCCCATTGCCACAAGAGGCATTGGAACGGGGTTGACATCGTCGTTCAATTTTGTATGCTTCTTTGTTGTGATAAAAACTGGCCCTTCGTTGTTCTCTGCGGTTGGTACAAACGGGACGTTCATGATCTACGGAATAATTTCGCTAATTGGTACATTGGTACTGTACATGATTCTTCCGGAAACGAAAAATCGAACATTGTCGGAGATTGAAGATGCGTTCAAATCTGGTTGGCGGCCTACCGAGAAAACttcaattgttcaaaataagGCGTGA
- the LOC134215300 gene encoding facilitated trehalose transporter Tret1-2 homolog isoform X2 produces MVIQKPIQDKSFIESNVESKRFSPLTRQVIAATGPIIASAAAGMTNGFSAILLPQLQKPESTIQITSDQSSWIASMAPLPMAAGCILGGFLMEKFGRKVTHLVLSITFAVGFCVLSVALTYNMILLGRFITGLSCGLVGPPASVYIAETSHPRYRGILLAGVTFAVSFGIFLSHLFGTFFHWKMAALYCSLFMVASYVLVVFCPESPSWLLSKGHGREAEEAFRWLRGHDAEALKEFDDMVMKYSGSCTAGGSKDQNASLKENLMKREFILPLIILLVFFFTMQFSGVNIVAFYSIALMKTTIGSNINEYLAMLIVDLVRVITSLLACALLKIFGRRPLAMLSGAGTTVSLIGLSIFLYFQTSIPVYQNLSWMSLIFLISYIIFIGIGLFPLPWCMSGEVFPIATRGIGTGLTSSFNFVCFFVVIKTGPSLFSAVGTNGTFMIYGIISLIGTLVLYMILPETKNRTLSEIEDAFKSGWRPTEKTSIVQNKA; encoded by the exons ATGGTCATTCAAAAGCCGATTCAGGACAAATCGTTCATCGAGAGCAATGTGGAATCTAAACGATTCTCCCCGTTGACGAGACAG GTTATTGCAGCAACGGGGCCGATCATTGCGAGTGCGGCAGCCGGGATGACCAACGGATTTTCGGCGATTTTGCTGCCACAGTTACAGAAGCCGGAGAGTACCATCCAGATAACGAGTGACCAATCGTCATGGATTGCTTCCATGGCACCACTTCCGATGGCGGCGGGATGCATATTGGGAGGGTTTCTGATGGAGAAATTCGGGCGCAAAGTCACGCATCTTGTTCTCAGTATTACATTTGCCGTAGGATTCTGCGTGTTATCAGTGGCACTGACTTACAATATGATATTACTGGGAAGATTTATTACCGGGCTCAGTTGTGGACTCGTTGGGCCACCAGCCTCTGTGTACATTGCTGAGACGAGCCATCCAAGATATCGCGGGATACTGCTGGCGGGTGTAACGTTTGCGGTATCGTTTGGTATATTTCTATCGCACTTGTTTGGAACATTTTTCCACTGGAAGATGGCAGCGTTGTATTGTTCTTTATTCATGGTTGCTAGTTATGTGTTGGTAGTCTTTTGCCCCGAAAGTCCATCCTGGTTGCTCTCCAAGGGACATGGCCGCGAAGCTGAAGAGGCCTTCCGATGGCTGAGAGGACATGATGCGGAAGCATTGAAGGAATTTGATGATATGGTGATGAAATATAGCGGATCGTGTACTGCAGGAGGTTCTAAGGATCAAAATGCTAGTTTGAAGGAGAATTTGATGAAAAGAGAATTTATTCTACCCCTCATAATACTGCTGGTCTTCTTTTTTACAATGCAGTTTTCTGGCGTCAACATTGTTGCATTTTATTCGATTGCTCTCATGAAGACCACCATCGGTAGTAATATAAATGAGTATTTGGCTATGCTTATCGTCGACTTAGTTAGGGTGATAACTTCTTTGCTCGCATgtgcacttttgaaaatttttggtCGGAGACCGTTGGCCATGCTCAGTGGCGCCGGAACTACTGTAAGTTTGATTGGTTTGTCCATTTTCTTGTACTTCCAAACCAGTATTCCTGTATACCAGAATCTCTCATGGATGTCGTTAATATTCCTAATCAGTTACATAATATTCATCGGTATTGGACTATTCCCGCTACCATGGTGTATGAGTGGTGAGGTTTTCCCCATTGCCACAAGAGGCATTGGAACGGGGTTGACATCGTCGTTCAATTTTGTATGCTTCTTTGTTGTGATAAAAACTGGCCCTTCGTTGTTCTCTGCGGTTGGTACAAACGGGACGTTCATGATCTACGGAATAATTTCGCTAATTGGTACATTGGTACTGTACATGATTCTTCCGGAAACGAAAAATCGAACATTGTCGGAGATTGAAGATGCGTTCAAATCTGGTTGGCGGCCTACCGAGAAAACttcaattgttcaaaataagGCGTGA